One genomic window of Octopus sinensis unplaced genomic scaffold, ASM634580v1 Contig08756, whole genome shotgun sequence includes the following:
- the LOC115227977 gene encoding uncharacterized protein LOC115227977, whose product MSEIDQSLLTPLTETQERNEPSSPLSRFNSSSPTQSDLMEFCQFVFKGVPLRTENYGKTCATLGYLGSIDLSSNNDNSNLEKAILFTFSRRKVQETVELKISGGGLSLVSPVGFALAVYPTSCLISFAYFGIQVRHILIAVLHGIGSPKKPIAHLFFDTFDDKNPTPFVHSNMLDPLTRLFPHSDTEIAVFLRKMGFIILESSLDEYSVTESSLVESADEMPPSSWCPSKFPIMYNREAVRGVRLLDSESASWSCPTNSVKGESEQSFPGLRTVLSDKRMCKLFKNYAEGEFSGENVMFWKRVERYKKIGNPEKVIWPVHWSEEV is encoded by the exons atgtcAGAAATAGATCAATCATTATTGACTCCCCTCACAGAAACACAAGAAAGAAACGAACCCTCAAGTCCTTTGTCCAGATTTAACTCATCCTCTCCAACCCAGTCAGACCTAATGGAGTTTTGTCAGTTTGTCTTCAAGGGAGTACCCCTACGTacagaaaattatggaaaaaCGTGTGCAACCTTAGGATATTTGGGTTCAATTGATTTATCCTCCAATAATGACAATTCAAATCTCGAAAAAGCGATTCTATTCACATTTAGCAGAAGAAAAGTCCAAGAAACAGTCGAATTGAAGATTTCTGGCGGAGGCCTTTCGCTGGTCTCCCCCGTTGGGTTTGCTTTGGCAGTATACCCCACCTCCTGTCTAATTTCCTTTGCATATTTCGGAATCCAAGTCCGCCATATTCTAATTGCAGTACTCCATGGAATTGGGAGTCCCAAAAAACCGATTGCTCATCTTTTTTTTGATACTTTTGATGATAAAAATCCGACTCCTTTTGTGCATTCGAACATGTTGGATCCCCTGACTCGTCTTTTCCCTCATTCTGACACAGAAATTGctgtttttttaagaaaaatggGATTTATTATCCTGGAATCATCTCTGGATGAATATTCCGTGACTGAGTCTTCTTTGGTGGAGTCCGCGGACGAAATGCCTCCGTCTTCGTGGTGTCCCTCAAAGTTCCCGATTATGTACAACCGAGAAGCAGTGAGAGGAGTCCGCCTGTTGGATTCTGAGTCTGCCTCCTGGTCTTGTCCCACCAATTCTGTG AAAGGGGAATCAGAACAGTCATTTCCTGGCCTGAGGACAGTATTGAGTGATAAAAGAATGTGCAAGTTGTTCAAGAACTATGCAGAAGGGGAGTTCAGTGGGGAAAATGTCATGTTTTGGAAGAGGGTTGAGAGATACAAGAAAATAGGCAATCCTGAGAAGGTAATTTGGCCTGTTCATTGGTCAGAGGAAGTTTGA